The Methanosarcina barkeri MS DNA window GTAGCCGGGATGGCCTGTTGAACCCTCTGTAATACAGGCCATGTTGTTTGAATGGTGATTTCTGCCGGTCAATATGCATGAACGGCTAGGAGAGCAAAGCGCAGTCGTATGCATATTACTGTAAATGAGGCCTCCCGCAGCCAGGCTGTCCAGGTTTGGTGTCTGGATAGGGCTGCCATAACACCCAAGTTGTCCAAAGCCTGTGTCGTCCAGCACAATGAAAAGTACATTTGGAGCCCCCTCTTTGGCGCGCAGTGGTTCCGGCCAGGCTGGTTCAGACTTGTCAAACGTGCGCCCGATTACGCCTGGAAAAGTGGTTCCTGATTTGTATTCTTTTAGTGGCATTTGTCCCCCTATCATATTAAAATTCATAAAAAATTTATATAATTAAGGGTGTGAAGAGGAACTGAATTTACCCTGCACCCCACTCGTTTTCTTCTTGAATTTTTGTTCTTGACTTATTTTTGTTTTCGACTTAAACTAAATTACGGAAAAACTAATTTTCTCAGAGAGGCGCTTTTTCGATCAAATTTTAGCGTGCTGGAGCTGCTTCTTCTTCAACAAATGTCTCATGCAGCTTTTTCTCTTCTTCTGCGGACAGATTGGTAGCAATGACTTCAAACTTGAATTGTTTCATGGCATCTGCGACTCTATCTTCTACAGCATCACTGGTCATCAAAAAGAGAGCTGAAGTGCCTTCAGTCACTTTGCTGCGCACTGACTTTATGAAATCATCACTGATACCCACATGAGACATGGAACCTGCAAGTGCGCCCATTGCTGCCCCAACAACAATACCAAGTATAGGAACAAAGAAAATCAGGCCAAAAAGCATACCCCAAAAAGCTCCACTCAATGCGCCCACACCTGCTAAATTGTGCAGTTGCTCTGTTTTTGGCTTCTTTTTCCCTTCAGGCCAGGTAACTATGGCTGCGTCATGCAGGTTGATTAATTGTCTCTTGCTTAAGTCCTCAACCACGTGAAGCGCTTTTTGGGCGCTGTCGGCGGTATCAAACTCCAGAACTGTTAAAGTTGCCATTACTCAAACCTCTTTTATGTTGCATACTTCGTTGATTATTGTGCTTTCGTGTCAGTTCACCAATCGAGATGAGACCATAATCTCCACTAGCTTTTTGTAAATCTTGAAAAACCTGGGTTAATCATGTCTTCTTCTCTAGGTTACTCATTTTCTGCTGTCTTAACAACAGCAGCACAGTAGCCAGGAAAAAACCCTACTTAAATTCCTCAAGCCATTTTTGTCCGAGGTCAGGGAATAGCCAATTTATTACAGGAAAGCCCATTGTGTGATTCAGTATGATTTTTCACACAATGTGATCTTACGTCTCTTCCATACTCTGATATTATACTCTGATATTATACTCTGATATTATACTCTGATATTATACTCTGATGTCATATTCTGATATATTTCTACAGACTCCGCTGTCCAGATCTAGGTGAATCAATTTAAATTATCTTTTTTTGAATTATAGGTTTCAACCCGGATGCTGAGAATCCATCAGAATCCATCAAATGAGGTCTCATTAAGAAAATCGCTTTCCGGTATCTATCATTACTTTTACTGTTGTAATCCCCCAACTAAACCTTCGAGATTTTCCCCCAAGCTCATCGTTTAATAATTCATTTTATATAATTATTTTTTTATACATATTACCTTATGCGTATTGATTTATTTTACCAAGTATAACGAAATAAATTGCTATTCAAAAAAGCTGATTCTACATTTACTAAGGATGCCAACAAAGCCTGTGAATTAGATTCTTCCACCCATTCGCTAGCAAGTTTTACTTCATGAAACCATTCGTTAGTAGGTTTTACTTCATGGACTAAAATTCGTTGTAAGTCAAACCATAATATTGATTTATTATTTTGCTCGTAAGTTTTTATCTTCTGTTCTAAAGCCCAATTATAGACAAATATTCTAAAGTCCAATTATAAACAAATATACAAGCTCCAAAATAAATGTTTATAAGTCTTTTTTGACCTTTTTTAGGATAGATTCGGTATTTATAGGCTTTTCACATCTATAACAATAGGCTTTAAATAAATAATTTTTTTAAAGGTTATTTTTTGAAGTTGACGGCTTTCATCTACTACCTGCCACCTTCCGGTTCTTACCGAAAGTTGCCGAGGAAGTGAACTTCTCGCCTTAGAGCTAAAATGTGAACGTGAACGGTGTGTTGACTTAAAACTCAGTCCTTTCATTGGACATTTCCAGGGCTCTTTATAGTTAAATTACTCCAAGCTGCATTAGCCGGGCAACGGATATCAGTATGATTCCTGTTGTCAGCCTTATTTCCACTCTCCATCTTTCCCTGAATTCGGTGACTTTATTCGGGCTGAGTCCGAAAGCAAGGAGGAGGCCAAGAACTATTACTGGAAGCAGAAGTCCTATATGGTAAATACCAATATATAACGTTCCTCTGGCAATATCGGTTTTTGTTGCCAGGATGCTCAGGAGTGAGAGAAAGATTGCTCCTACGCAAGGAGCCTTGACCAGAGAAAACATGCTTCCTGATAGGAAGGACAGCGACACAAGGCTGTTCTGGTCCATTTTGCCCATAAAGTTTTTTAAGGGCTTGGGAGTCCTGAAAGTAGTTCTCGCATGTTTTTTCAGCCAGTAGCCATCAAAAATATGCCAGAAGCCGAGCAGGGCAATGATAAGGATTGAAGCTCCTATAAAACTTTCCTGGATATCAGGCAGGAAATTAACAACGCTGAGGATGCCTATTCCGGCAAGCATATACATGGCAAAGATTCCTGCCGAAAAACCAAGTGTAATTTTGAGCATATCCTTTCTTCTTCCATGCTTGGCAAGTGTAACTGAAGCAAGAAAAGCCATTACCGCAAGGAGGCAGGGGTTAAAACCCGCAAGAATGCCTGCTGCCAGAAGTAAGAAGGGGCTGATTTTTTCAAAGTGCTTGTTTTTTCCGTCTCGAGTCTCTGTCATGGGGAGCGCGAGATTCTCGGCAAGAAGTGTAGAAGGTATCTGAGTTTCCGTCAGAAAAAACCCTGCTGTGCTTAGATATATTTCATAAAAACCGCCCGTCACCTGTCCTCCAGATACCGTGGCTGAAGCGATGGATACAGGGGTCAGTAACAAAAAAATGCAGACCAGCGCAAAAATTCCTTTGTGTACAAACAACTTAGGCACATTTTTCTTGTTCATATCTTTTTCCAGAACTATTTTATAACATGATTTTAAACATCCGGGACCAAGACACATAATCTCTACTGAAATTCAGATTTTTACTCGTTTTAATTTTCTTATTGAAAGAGAGAGTCTGTATCCAGATTGAGTTTTCTTTCGTTAATTTTTTCTTTTATAGTAAAAAAATTATTTATTGATAACAATTATTTCTTTTGATTTTACTAATTAGTGCGATACTTTATGTGATACTTTTAGCCTTAATTTGTGGATATATATTAATTTTATTGTGAAGCTGATTCCGTAAATTAAAAATTACTTTTCAGAATTCCGTACCTTCTCTTTTTTGCTGCAATTACTGAATTAGCACTTATTTCCTCTCTGATAACTAAATAAAGTTTTTCTGGGCCATATTCTTCATCAATAATATAAAATAATGCTTTTCCTTTCTACTTAATTTGTTTTAATAACCAAGTGCACGTTTTATATTTAATTTATATTTATATTTAATACTTTTACTTTTTTGTGGCAAAAAGAGGAAGAAACGTTTAATTTAAAACCGTTTTTATAAAATATTCAATTTAGGAGTCCCACTTATCATGAAATTTTATATACAGTAAACACAATATTCAATTTTGTATAATGATTCGTTAAGCATCCTGATGTTTGTATATATCAGCATTTTTACAATATAAATTTAGTAATTTTTGAAAATATTTCTATCATTTCGTAGAAATATAAGTTTGCAGAGATGATTTAATTGGCTAGTAGTGCAAGGAAAAAGTTTATCATTATAGGATTTCTTCTAATGACTGTTTTACTTATCTACATCTCTCTTCCCATAATTATTCCTTTTATTTTCACAGGATCAACAGCACCGTTTTTTGTAATACATAACGATGATAGAAAAAGTCATGAAGCAGCAGTTGAAGTGTTTGATCAAAATAACAAATCAGTGATAAACGAAACATATAGCCTTGAACCTAAAAGTGATTTCTCACAATCTCGTCCTTTAAGTTTAAAGTTATCCTGGGAAAAAAAAGAGTATATATTTAAGGTAACTATGGATAAAAAAATTACAAATATGACTAAAGTGGAAATTCCAAATCGTCGTACTTCTGTATACATACGTTTATACTACAAAAACCACGGAGATATTCCTCACATGGACTATGAATCCCCTAAGATAATTCCTATTTTCATTCAAACTGTAGAACGGATGTGCTAAGAAACTATTAAAAAATGTAGATATCAGTTGAAAGAAAATTTTGATAAAAACCTATAACCCGATGGTATTATCGAAACAATGGTTCAAGTAATAAAGTCAAGTAATAAAGTCAAGTAATAAAGTCAAGTAATAAAGTCAAGTAATAAAGTCAAGTAATAAAGTCAAGTAATAAAGTCAAGTAATAAAGTCAAGTAATAAAGGATTGATATAGAGATTGATATATAACTACATAAATAAAAATCTAATAAAAATAGAAATCCAATAAAAATAAAAGTCCAATAATAATTCAATAGAAGTAAAAATCCGAGAAAAAGTGTTTAATCTACAAATCTCTGAAGATTTTTCAGAGTATTTTCTCCGGAATTTTAAACTATTTCTCAGAATATTTTATTAGAGTAGTATCTCTGAATTATCAGAGTACTTTTTCCATGATGCTCAAGGCTTTTTCGATATCCTTCATTGAAGCCGCATAGGAAATTCTGATATGTCCGTCTCCTTCGCTTCCAAAGGCTGTGCCGGGAGTAACAACAACACCGTTTGAGATAAATTTCGAGGCAACCTCTGCGGAATTCTGGACTTTTGGGAAAGCGTAGAAAGCACCTTTCGGAAGGGCACATTCCATTCCTAGATCATTCAGCCCTTTTACAAGCACGTCCCTGCGCTTTCTGAACTCTTCTCGCATGGCCTTGATAGAGTCTTTGGGTCCTGTCACTGCTGCATAAGCAGCTTTCTGAGCGATTGAGTTGGCGCAAGCCTGGAAGTACTGGTGCACCTTAAGCATCTGGCCTATGTAGTCTTTTCTGGCTGCCACGTACCCTAGTCTCCATCCGGTCATGGCATAGCTCTTTGAGGTCGCATTTACGGTAATCACATTGTCCGAATAGCTGGCAGGGCTTACGTGTTCCCCTTCGTAAACGAAGTACTCATAGACCTCGTCGGAAACAATGGTTATATTGTGGTCATCTGCGATCTCAGCCAGGGCTTTTATATCTGCCCTGCTTGCGACTGTACCTGTGGGATTTGAAGGAGAATTAAGAACGATGACTCGGGTTTTCGGAGTGATTTTCTCAAGCACGGCCTCAGGCTTCATAGTAAGGTCTTCGGCAAGGGGAACACCTACGGCTTTACCACTAAGGATTTCGGTCAGTGCATTGTAAGAAACGAAGCCAGGGTTTGAGATAAGGACCTCATCCCCATGGTTTAAAAGGGCTGCAAGGGCAATTGTAAGAGCTTCCGATGCTCCAGAAGTTACAATTATTTCCTCAGGGGAAACCGAGAACCCATTCTCTTCCTGGAACTTGGAACTCAGGGCCTCTCTTAACTCCGGAATTCCCGGACCGACCGTATAACCCGTAAAGCCTTCGTTTATAGCTTCTATTGCCGCGGCCTTAATATGCTCCGGGGTGTCAAAATCAGGCTGTCCCAGCCCAAGGTTGATAGCGTCCGAGCCCGCAGCTTCAAAAATCTTCCTGATTCCTGAGGTATCTATTCGGGCTACGTTCTCTGAAAACTTTATTTCCTTCAAATTAGGTTCTCCTGTATCCCTATAAATTAATTATTTTTATGTACCTTCTGCTTTCTGGCGATTAAGGCTCTCTCATTCGATATTCGTATGTCTCGACTTCAGTTCGACTTCAGAGGCGCCTGTAAGCGTAATAAGCTGAGAGATTATCGAGTCAAGGAAAATAAGCGATGTAATTTCAAAAGATGTACCCAGTGGAGGCATGGTTTTGTAACCTCCCCGTATGTTTCTTTCAAGGTAGCCATATGTATCAGAGTCATTTTTAGTCTTGCTTGGAAGAATCATAGTAACATCCGAGATTCTACCGAGTGTGGATTCTTTTTTAGAGGTAACCGTTATGAGGGTTGAGCCAATATCTTTCACTATTTTTCCGAGATCAGCTATAGAGTGGGTTTCTCCTGACCCTGAAATGGCAATCACTACATCCTCCGGCCGGACAGCAGGAGTTGTGGTTTCGCCAACCACATACACACTGAATCCGAGGTGCATAAGCCTCATTGCAAAAGCTTTGGCAACAAGCCCGGATCTTCCGGCCCCCATCAGAAAGATTCTTTTGCTTTCCAGAATTTTCTGGATCATCAATTTTATGTTTTTTCTGTCAAGTTTATCAATTATCTCACTGAGGTTTACTGAAATCATTTTCATTGATAATAGTACATCTTCGCAGTCGTTTACCTGAACTTTTTCCATATGAGTTCTCCGAAAAACATTGAGTTAAGTGCCTGGTTAAATGCTTAATTCTATAATAATTAATTGATTAAATTTTATTTACCTGCTTATGTCAATGATATTTATCTGTCTATGTTAATAATAATAATATTTACCTCTATGTTATATGAAAAATGCTCCTGAAATACCTTTACCAAAACCCTTTTTCAAATTTACAGTCGGATCTCAGGGTAAAGTTCGGAAGCCTTCTGTTAACTTTGCCGTAATATCAGCAGTTCAGGTTTTACCTGCTTGTTTGCGACTCAGTTTTATAATTAATAGCTTTCAGTTCCCAGTTCTCAATATTATTTTTAAATTCGTAATAGAGCCTCTGGATATCACAGTCATTCCCATTCCAATAAAAGTCTTTACGCGTTTCTCCTTTTTGGAGCTCTTCAAGTATAAATTTTGATAGGTGGAAAAGGGCTTTTTTATTGGAAAAAGGAATACTATAATTTACGCGATAACCACCAGATGTTTTTCCATAGGACACGAGTGTGTACCCTTTACTCTCATATTCCGTAATCTCATCAAAACTGCAGACAATTTCAAACTCATGGACTGTAGACTGGTCAACTTTTGAAATTCCGATTAGTACCTGCGCTATAATATAATCAGGAACTTTCCGTCCAAACCATACGGCGATTTTCCCGTAAGTACAGACTAAGTTGACGTCATTCCTGCCCATCTCAAAGGAGCCTAGAGACTGGGGAGGGTAGATTATAACTTCCGAGTCTTGGGTCTTCTGGGCACACATTGCTTCCACTTCGTTTACTTACTTGCAGAGACAAGTGCACTTATGAGATTCCGATCTTTCTTAAGGGTTTTGAGCTGGTTTGCAGGCCCTATTACCGTAAGTCTCTTACTGCTCTGTCTTTTGAAAATTTTACCAAGAAATGAACCGTCCGTATTTGCAGGATAACTTTGCATCTCTATGCCCGAAAAAACATCAGGCTGGATCGCTGACATTGTCATTTCTATAAGCTTTGCTTCCTCCATTGGGTTCAGGCCCTTTTCAAGCACTAGAATTTTACCTTTTCGTACCTCATCGATTATGTATCTGACTTTTTCCATTGAAGCCATCTGAGAGATTCTGGCTTCGGATATCAAATCAAGCTGAATTCCCTGCATGTAAATCACCCGAACTGTTTTGCCAGAGCTTCATAAAACGAGTCCATTCCCACTCCTTCAAGGGCAGAAACCGGCACCATAGGATGCTGGGGGAAGGCTTCCTTTATGACAGACGGGTCGGCATCAGGAAGGTCTACCTTGTTTGCTACTATAAGAAGTGGAAGGTTTCTTGCTTCCATATTCCCTATTACTGTTACGTTGACCTGGGTATAGGGATTTTCAGTGGAATCCATAACAAGTATGACGCCGTCGAGGTCATCCAACCATTTGACAGCTTCGATTACGCCTTCTGTTGCTTCTTTAGATCGTTTTTTGGATTCGGAATCACTCATTCCCTGCTCCATAAAGTCGTGGAAATCGATTTTTGTGGCAAGCCCGGGCGTGTCTACAATATCGAGGCTGATTGTGTGTCCATTGGTCTCAATATTTATTGCGTTCCTTCTCTTGGCATGCCGGGTTTCGTGAGCAATATGAGAAACCGAACCCATTGTTTCTTCAGCTCCGACCCAATCCTTAAGGATCCGATTGCTGAGGGTCGTCTTACCGGCATTGGGGGGGCCGTAGATTCCTATGCATGCTCCTTTTTTCTTGAACAGTTTATTGAACATTTTTGAAAAGCTTACCTTAAATCGTTCTAACATATTCATAGCT harbors:
- a CDS encoding DUF2073 domain-containing protein — its product is MQGIQLDLISEARISQMASMEKVRYIIDEVRKGKILVLEKGLNPMEEAKLIEMTMSAIQPDVFSGIEMQSYPANTDGSFLGKIFKRQSSKRLTVIGPANQLKTLKKDRNLISALVSASK
- the hxlB gene encoding 6-phospho-3-hexuloisomerase, producing the protein MEKVQVNDCEDVLLSMKMISVNLSEIIDKLDRKNIKLMIQKILESKRIFLMGAGRSGLVAKAFAMRLMHLGFSVYVVGETTTPAVRPEDVVIAISGSGETHSIADLGKIVKDIGSTLITVTSKKESTLGRISDVTMILPSKTKNDSDTYGYLERNIRGGYKTMPPLGTSFEITSLIFLDSIISQLITLTGASEVELKSRHTNIE
- a CDS encoding cytochrome c biogenesis CcdA family protein, with translation MCLGPGCLKSCYKIVLEKDMNKKNVPKLFVHKGIFALVCIFLLLTPVSIASATVSGGQVTGGFYEIYLSTAGFFLTETQIPSTLLAENLALPMTETRDGKNKHFEKISPFLLLAAGILAGFNPCLLAVMAFLASVTLAKHGRRKDMLKITLGFSAGIFAMYMLAGIGILSVVNFLPDIQESFIGASILIIALLGFWHIFDGYWLKKHARTTFRTPKPLKNFMGKMDQNSLVSLSFLSGSMFSLVKAPCVGAIFLSLLSILATKTDIARGTLYIGIYHIGLLLPVIVLGLLLAFGLSPNKVTEFRERWRVEIRLTTGIILISVARLMQLGVI
- a CDS encoding DUF1269 domain-containing protein, translating into MATLTVLEFDTADSAQKALHVVEDLSKRQLINLHDAAIVTWPEGKKKPKTEQLHNLAGVGALSGAFWGMLFGLIFFVPILGIVVGAAMGALAGSMSHVGISDDFIKSVRSKVTEGTSALFLMTSDAVEDRVADAMKQFKFEVIATNLSAEEEKKLHETFVEEEAAPAR
- a CDS encoding helix-turn-helix domain-containing protein; the protein is MYPKKGQKRLINIYFGACIFVYNWTLEYLSIIGL
- a CDS encoding pyridoxal phosphate-dependent aminotransferase, which encodes MKEIKFSENVARIDTSGIRKIFEAAGSDAINLGLGQPDFDTPEHIKAAAIEAINEGFTGYTVGPGIPELREALSSKFQEENGFSVSPEEIIVTSGASEALTIALAALLNHGDEVLISNPGFVSYNALTEILSGKAVGVPLAEDLTMKPEAVLEKITPKTRVIVLNSPSNPTGTVASRADIKALAEIADDHNITIVSDEVYEYFVYEGEHVSPASYSDNVITVNATSKSYAMTGWRLGYVAARKDYIGQMLKVHQYFQACANSIAQKAAYAAVTGPKDSIKAMREEFRKRRDVLVKGLNDLGMECALPKGAFYAFPKVQNSAEVASKFISNGVVVTPGTAFGSEGDGHIRISYAASMKDIEKALSIMEKVL
- a CDS encoding Era-like GTP-binding protein; the protein is MNMLERFKVSFSKMFNKLFKKKGACIGIYGPPNAGKTTLSNRILKDWVGAEETMGSVSHIAHETRHAKRRNAINIETNGHTISLDIVDTPGLATKIDFHDFMEQGMSDSESKKRSKEATEGVIEAVKWLDDLDGVILVMDSTENPYTQVNVTVIGNMEARNLPLLIVANKVDLPDADPSVIKEAFPQHPMVPVSALEGVGMDSFYEALAKQFG